The DNA sequence ATAGTGGCAATTTCACAATCGACTTCTTTCGTCGCCACTCTGAGCTGATAGCGCCTGCCCCGCTCCAACGGCTTCCGGCCCAGCCAGAATACGTTGGCTCGAAAGGCCGTCGATACCAGCGGGAGTTCATCTTGATGTGAGGCGATCTCTCCTCGTTCCACAAAAATCTGCTCGTCGAGCGTGACACCGACTGACTGGCCCGCATGGCCCTCGATCGGTGGAGGATCGATATTGAACGCCTCAATCGACTTGATCGTCGCCCGTTTGTTCGACGGTGAAAAGACCAGAGAGTCGCCGACCTTGACACGCCCGGCTGTGACGCGCCCTGTAATAATGCGGCGGGCATCGAACTTGTACACATCCTGAACCGGCAGGCGAAGCGGCTGCTCGGACCGCCCCGGCTCCTTACGAAAGGCACTGAGTGCGTCCAGCACGGTCGGACCGCTGTACCACGGCATTGACCCGCTCCGGTTGGCGATATTGTCTCCGAGTTTGGCACTGACCGGAATGATCTGCTGGGGAACCGCCTTGAACTGCCCGAGGAATTCCCGATATTCCTTTTCAATCCCGTCGAACACATCCTGCCGGTAACCGACCAGATCCATCTTGTTCACCACGACGGCAAACTGGCGGACGCCCAGGAGAGACAAGAGATAGCCATGTTTTTTGGATTGTTCCTTCACTCCCTCCAACGCATCGATCAGCAGCAACGCCCCTTCGGCCCTGGCCGCCCCGGAGATCATGTTCTTGAGAAACTCCTTGTGCCCCGGCGCATCGATGATGATGTAGTGCCGGCCCTTCCAGCCAAAGAAGGTCCGCGCCGTATCGATCGTGATGCCCTGCTCCTGTTCTTCAAGAAAGGCATCGAACAGGAACGCATACTCAAATTCCTTCCCCTGCTGCTGACAGATGGCTTGGACCTTTTCAAGTTTGCCATCCGGCAACGATCCCGTATCGGCATAGAGGCGCCCCAGCAATGTCGACTTCCCGTGGTCCACATGCCCAACAATGACGATATTCAGACTGTCCGATGGTTTCGAGATTGTTTCTGCCATTCCTAGACTCCAGAATGTTCAAACAGGCAGTCCAGCAAGGCCGCAGGGAGCCCAGCGACTGAGGCGTACCCTTGTGGTACGTCGCAGGGAGATGGGCGACTGAGAACGCCGCTGGATGCCTGTTTCAACATTCTGCCGCTACATGTAGCCATCTTTGCGAAGCAACTCCATCCCGCGCCCTTCGTCCTGTGCTCGACCCGATCGCTCTGCTACCGTCGTATGCCGCAACTCATCGATAATGTCGTCCACAGACTTCGCGGTCGACTTGATCGGGGTCGTACAGGGTGCACAGCCGAGACTGCGGTAACGGGTGCCGTCGCCTTTGTCGAGGTACAGATCCATGAACGGGATGTTTTCGAGCTTGATATATTCCCAAATATTGATTTCCGTCCAATCCAGCAGCGGATGGATCCGGATGTGGGTTCCCGGAGGAAAGGTCGTCTTGAATTGATCCCAGAGCTCCGGCGGCTGATCACGGAAATCCCAATCGCCGTGCTTGTCGCGCGGCGAGAAGTAACGCTCCTTGGCTCTCGTCCCTTCCTCATCTGCGCGCACTCCCAGAATGATACCTGTATAGCCCTTCTGCTCAATCAATTGCTTGAGCCCATTGGTTTTCAAAGCCGTGCAGCAGTTAACGCGGCCCAGCGTATGGTTCATTCCAGCCGCGAGCGCTTCCTTGTTCTGGCCCACGACTAAGTTCAGGCCCCACTCGCGGGCCATGCGGTCTCGATATTCGATCATGGCGGGGATTTTATAGCTTGTGTCGACGTGTAAAAGGGGAAACGGGACGTGGCTGAAAAAAGCCTTTCTGGCCAACCACAGCAGCACGGTCGAATCCTTCCCCATCGACCACAGCATCGCCAGGTTGTTGAAATGTTTATAGGCTTCTCTGAGGATATAGACGCTCTGATCTTCTAATTGACGAAGGTGTTGCACGGACTCAATCCTCTCGTATGCTCAATATGGTCGACCGGCTGCACCAATTTCCACCGGCTCCTGAGTCAATTCCTCCAGCTTTCGCGCCGCCGCCCCCTCTTCAATCGCACGTCGCGCCAGCGGCACACATGAGGCCCATGTCGCCCCCTTGCCTGCGGCATACAGAATCAACGATGCGTTCATCAATACCCAGTGGTAGGGTCCGCCAGGAACTTGATTGTGAAGAATCCGCCGGATCAGATCCGCTTCTTTCTCTCGCTGATCAGACGGAAAACCAGCCATATCGCGTGGTGTGCCCAGCGGCATCCCGACGTCTCTGGACGCGAACGAGAGAGGCGTAATCCTCTCATCTCGCAATTCCAGCACCCTGGTGATGCCTGCGACCGAGAGCTCAGGGTCGCCTTCAACGCCGCTCACCACCAACGCACGGGGGCAAGCCAGCATTCGCAATACTTCAGCCGTCTTTTCAAAATGGGGAGGATGGGATAGTCCGACGACCTGAGACAAGGCACGAGCCGGGTTCAAGAGCCTGGCTATAGGATGAAACACATTCCGCACCCCCAACTCTTGCCGCATTTCTAAAAAACGATAGACCGGAGGGTGGTAGAGGGCGATGTCCAGATAGGCAAATCCATGCCGTGCCACTGCCTCCGCCGCTTCTTTCGGCCCCATCTCAACCGGCAGGCCCAAGGCTTTGAAGACCCCGGCATTTCCTGCCCGGCCGGGAATCCCGTCATAGCCATGCATCAATACCGACGCGCCTGCCGACACCGCCACGATTGCGGCAGCAGCAAGAGCATGAAAGGTTTCTTGTTTGCCGGCGTAACTCGGCAGATCCACAACGCCGAGATCTCGCTGGATCGGGACAGGCGCCACATAGGAGCGCACGACTGCGGTCATCGAGGCCAGTTCGGTGACCGATTCCGTCTTGACCCGCATGGCAACGAGAAAGGCCCCCACCTGTGCCTGCGTGGCTTCCCCTTCAATGAGCGATTTCATCGCCCGTTTCGCTTCGTCCCAGGTGAGATCCTTGGCAGCTCTCGGCCCCTTCGCAATCTTGGCGATCAGATCCTGCATCGACATTATGAGGCCTTGTGTAACCCGCACTCGGTCTTGGTAAAAGTTTTCCACCGCCCCGCGCGGGAATCTTCGCCGGGCATCACGGGGCTCGTGCAGTATGTGCAGCCGATACTGGGATAGTTGCGGTCATGCAATGCGTTGTAAGGCACTCCATGGACACGGATGTAGGTCCAGACATCCTCCCAGGTCCACTGCGCGAGTGGATTGACTTTCGCTAACTGAAATTTCTGGTCCCACTCGATCAGCTTGGCATTGGCCCTCGTGACAGACTGGTCCCGCCTGATCCCGGTGATCCAGGCGTCGAACTCCTTAAGCACTCGCGTGAGGGGTTCCACTTTGCGCAACTCACAACATTGATCGGGCTGGCGCGTCCACAGGGCCTCGCCATACTGAGCCGCTTGCTGCTCCGGCGTGAGCAACGATTTCACCTGCATCACTTGTTGTGGCTGCAACCCGTAGCGCTCGATCACGCGATCACGCGTGGCATAGGTTTCGGGAAAGAGAAAATCCGTGTCGAGGTAGAAGAGTGGCACAGACGGATCAATACGGTGGACCATATCTACAAGCACAACATCTTCCGCCCCGAAGCTGCAGGCCAGAACAATCTTCGGCTCGTACCGTTCAATCGCAGCAGCCAGCACCTCTTGCGGCTGCCTTGCCTCGAACGACTCGCCCCACGCCTGTAGTTCTTCCGATGAGATATTTCCCATTGACTTCTTTCTACCTTCACTCACACCCCGTGCGGCGAGAAGGATGATTTCCAACTGCGCGCGTCCAACGAGCACTTTCCGAATGTGCGCGTTGCGCGAGCAAGGAAACATCCTTCTCGCCGCACTATTCCACTTTTTCGACCAAAATCCGATAGTGATCTGCGGCGGCTTCGAGCGGTTCCTGCACCAACAATTTATGCCCATCGTTTTTCAAGCTCAGGGGCACGTTCTTGATGGGTTCCCCCGCATCGAGCCAGACTTCCAATTGTTCGCCTGCATCCATCATTTCCAGTTTCAGCTTGGTCTTGACGTAATTCATCGGACAAGCCACTCCTCGTAGATCGTATACCGGCACGCTGGACGGGGCAGGTGCGGGAGCAGACAATACCGTAGGCGTAACCTCCTGTGCCACGCTGGTCGCAGCGCCTTCTGCCTTCCCCACTGGCGCCAATTTGAGATCTTTCCCCATCTGATCCGTGGCGGCACGACAGGCATCGACGAATCCCTTGGCAAAGGCCATCTTGTCGCGAGCCGATTCGCCCGTGGTGTCCTTCGGCCCTAAATCGCCGACGCTTTTCCTCAAGTCTCGATACATCGCGGGAACGATGCCTTTTTGCGCGATCCGGCTGTCGAATTCGATGAAGGTTTCTGCATCGGTCGAAGGTTCAAGCCCTTCCGTGACCAGCAACGCCTTGGCAGCGGCCAACACCGCGCGATACGACTTGTTCACCGAGACGGAATACTGATGGTTATCGACAAGCAGTTTCGCCTGATACAGCTCTTGATCGGCTTCCAGAATGCCGTTTTCAATCATTTCAAGTGCGCCGCCGGCACACTCACCGGGACCGAGGTCCTCCAAGACAAACTCGTCTTCCCCTTCCCAGTCATAGTAGAAGGTCGGATCATCTTGGAAAGACGGGACGATCGTGTAAGGGATCAATTCATCCTTGAGTTTGACCTTGCCGACGCGATCGATGAAGGCCGGCAGCCCTTCGCCGGATACACGGTCACGCCGATACACTTCAATCAAATGTGTGATGGCCGCTGACACACTCTTGGCCGGCAACTTGACCACCATCTGTCCGATCTTCGCCGTCCCGTCGACCCGTCCACCCAAATGCAATTCGTAAAATGGCGCAACGTGCTCGCCGATTCGTTTTCCCACTCCGTGCAAGCCGATCGTGGCGATATGGTGC is a window from the Nitrospirota bacterium genome containing:
- a CDS encoding adenylyl-sulfate kinase, with amino-acid sequence MAETISKPSDSLNIVIVGHVDHGKSTLLGRLYADTGSLPDGKLEKVQAICQQQGKEFEYAFLFDAFLEEQEQGITIDTARTFFGWKGRHYIIIDAPGHKEFLKNMISGAARAEGALLLIDALEGVKEQSKKHGYLLSLLGVRQFAVVVNKMDLVGYRQDVFDGIEKEYREFLGQFKAVPQQIIPVSAKLGDNIANRSGSMPWYSGPTVLDALSAFRKEPGRSEQPLRLPVQDVYKFDARRIITGRVTAGRVKVGDSLVFSPSNKRATIKSIEAFNIDPPPIEGHAGQSVGVTLDEQIFVERGEIASHQDELPLVSTAFRANVFWLGRKPLERGRRYQLRVATKEVDCEIATIHRIIDTMDLAQQQGSAVVNKNQVAELTIRTKAPVAFDLSVSSEATGRFVLVDEYDIAGGGIVTELVRDDQEFLREEARQRDFAWVKGEVGVEDRAQQYGHRAAIVLVTGGRHTGKSFLARTIEARLVADGRHAYLLDGENLRRGLDADLSEGERGQATEMARRYGEVARLLVDTGLIVVSTTNPFGMAYVEAAQAIRTLVHPVPVVAVHMSKVPEEVPPNTDIVLSGPVDFDAATRLILEELKRRGVLAQAIGAKPIFQYSI
- a CDS encoding sulfate adenylyltransferase subunit 2 — encoded protein: MQHLRQLEDQSVYILREAYKHFNNLAMLWSMGKDSTVLLWLARKAFFSHVPFPLLHVDTSYKIPAMIEYRDRMAREWGLNLVVGQNKEALAAGMNHTLGRVNCCTALKTNGLKQLIEQKGYTGIILGVRADEEGTRAKERYFSPRDKHGDWDFRDQPPELWDQFKTTFPPGTHIRIHPLLDWTEINIWEYIKLENIPFMDLYLDKGDGTRYRSLGCAPCTTPIKSTAKSVDDIIDELRHTTVAERSGRAQDEGRGMELLRKDGYM
- a CDS encoding anthranilate phosphoribosyltransferase, whose protein sequence is MSMQDLIAKIAKGPRAAKDLTWDEAKRAMKSLIEGEATQAQVGAFLVAMRVKTESVTELASMTAVVRSYVAPVPIQRDLGVVDLPSYAGKQETFHALAAAAIVAVSAGASVLMHGYDGIPGRAGNAGVFKALGLPVEMGPKEAAEAVARHGFAYLDIALYHPPVYRFLEMRQELGVRNVFHPIARLLNPARALSQVVGLSHPPHFEKTAEVLRMLACPRALVVSGVEGDPELSVAGITRVLELRDERITPLSFASRDVGMPLGTPRDMAGFPSDQREKEADLIRRILHNQVPGGPYHWVLMNASLILYAAGKGATWASCVPLARRAIEEGAAARKLEELTQEPVEIGAAGRPY
- a CDS encoding phosphoadenylyl-sulfate reductase, with protein sequence MGNISSEELQAWGESFEARQPQEVLAAAIERYEPKIVLACSFGAEDVVLVDMVHRIDPSVPLFYLDTDFLFPETYATRDRVIERYGLQPQQVMQVKSLLTPEQQAAQYGEALWTRQPDQCCELRKVEPLTRVLKEFDAWITGIRRDQSVTRANAKLIEWDQKFQLAKVNPLAQWTWEDVWTYIRVHGVPYNALHDRNYPSIGCTYCTSPVMPGEDSRAGRWKTFTKTECGLHKAS